CGCTGGCGGCCCGGGACCCCTTCCTGCGCGAGGCACTCGGACGTCTCGCGGGGCGGATCGACACCGCCGCGGTGACGAAGGTGTGGGAGGAGGCCCTGCGGGCTCCGGAGCACACCGGGCCGCCGCTCTGGGCCCACGGCGACCTGATGGCCGGGAACCTCCTGGTCACGGGCGGGCGGCTGAGCGCCGTGATCGACTTCGGCACGGTGGGGGTCGGGGATCCCGCCGTCGATCTCATCGGCGCCTGGTGCCTGCTTCCGGCCGCGGCCCGCGGTGTCTTCCGCGAGGCCGTGGGCGCCGGCGAGGCCGAATGGGCACGCGGGCGGGGCTGGGCCCTGTCGATCGCGGTCATCGCGCTGCCCTACTACTGGGACACGAATCCGCCGGTCGCGGCGAACTCCCGGCATGTGATCGGGGAGATCCTGGCCGAGACGGCGTAGGGGCGGAAAAAGGCTCCGCCCCTACGGAGGCACCTCACTCGCCCGCGTACGCCTTCTCCAGGGTGGCGATGTCGAACTTGCTCATCGCCATGAACGCCTGGGTCACCCGGGCGGCCTTCGCCGGATCCGGGTCGCTGATCATCTCGTCGAGCCGGTCCGGGACGACCTGCCAGGACACGCCGAACCTGTCCTTGAGCCAGCCGCAGGGGCCGGGCTCGCCACCGTTCTCGGTGAGCTTGGTCCAGTAGTGGTCGATCTCCTCCTGGTCCTCGCAGAAGATCATGAAGGAGGTGGCCTCGGTGAACTTGAACTGAGGGCCGCCGTTGAGCCCGAGGAACCGGTGCCCGTTGGCCGTGAACTCGACGGTCATCACACTGCCTGCGGCCTGGGGCGCCCCCTCGGGGTAGCGCACGGTCCTGCCGATGCCGGAGTTCTTGAAGACCGAGACGTAGTGGTGGGCGGCCTCCTCGGCCTGGCCGTCGAACCAGAGACACGTGGTGAAACCATCGGTGGTCATGAGTCCTCCTGGGCGCGTGCGACGCTGTCACCACTGTCGACCGTCCCTCGCCCCGGAACTCATCGGCCGGGGGCCGGCAAATTCAGGTGGCCGTTACACCGTTCAGAACTAGCATCGCGGCCATGACGTCTTCGCCCGCCGACAGCGGCATCCGTCCCTTCCGTATCGACGTACCGCAGAGCGAGCTCGACGACCTCCACGACCGCCTCGACCGGACCCGCTGGCCCGACGAGCTGCCCGGTGTGGGCTGGACGTACGGCGTTCCCTCGGACTATCTGCGCGAGCTGGTGCGGTACTGGCGGCACGAGTACGACTGGGGGGCGGCGCAGGCGCGGCTGAACGCGTGGCCGCAGTTCACCACCGAGATCGACGGCGCGCGGGTGCACTTCGCACACATCCGCTCCCCCGAGCCCGACGCCACCCCGCTGGTCCTCACGCACGGCTGGCCGGGATCGATCGTCGAATTCGCCGACGTCGTGGGGCCGCTGACGGACCCGGCCGCCCACGGTGGCGATCCGGCCGACGCCTTCCACGTCGTGCTGCCCGCCATCCCCGGCTTCGGGTTCTCCGGCCCCACCCGGGAGACCGGCTGGGAGGCACGCCGGATCGCCGACGCGTGGGCCGAGCTGATGACGCGCCTCGGCTACGAGAGGTTCGGCGCCCAGGGCGGCGACTGGGGTGCGGCCATCTCCCCCGAACTGGGCCGCGTGCACCCCGGCCGGGTGATCGGCATCCACCTCAATCTGCTGCCCGGCGCACAAGCCACCGTCGAGCCGGCCGCCGAGGAGCTGGAGGCGCTGAGCCCGGCGGAGCGGGAGCGCACCCTCACCTCATGGCGGCGGTGGGCGCAGTGGTCCCGCGACGGGACGGGCTACTTCCATGTGCAGTCCACCCGGCCGCAGACCCTGTCCTACGCGCTCACGGACTCACCTGTGGGGCAACTCGCCTGGATCGTCGAGAAGTTCCAGGAGTGGACGGACTCCGAGGAGCTGCCCGAGGAGGCCGTCGACCGGGACCTGATGCTCACGAACGTGATGCTGTACTGGCTGACGGGCACGGCCGGTTCGTCCGCCCGGGTGTACTACGAGCGCGCCCACGCCCGGGGCGAGCGGATCGCCGCCCCGCAGGAGCCGTCCACGGCGCCGACCGCGGTGGCGTCGTTCGCCGGTGACCCCCAGATCCCGCTGCGGCACAAGGCGGAGCGGACGGACAACATCGTCCGCTGGACGGAGTTCGACCGCGGCGGGCACTTCGCTGCGTTGGAGAAGCCGGACCTGCTGGTCGGTGACGTGCGGGCGTTCTTCCGCCGGTTGCGCGAGAAGGGCTGATCCTTCGAGCTCTGCCGGTAGCGGATCTGCCGAGGGCAGAGAAACCGTTCGCCGGCATCGTCCGAGGTCGAGAGTGAAGTCGACGGCACATCCCCGACACGTCCGCGGCACCTGTCGCCGCGACGAGGAGAACCCATGACTCCACTGACGGCACTCGCCCCACGGGCGGAGGAGGGCGACACCCCTCCGACCCGGTTCGACGACCAACTGGCCGCACAGCTGCTCGCGCAGCGCATCGTGCTGCTGGGCACCCAGGTCGACGAGGTCTCCGCGAACCGGGTCTGCTCCCAGTTGCTCATCCTGTCCGCGGAGGACGCGCACACCGACATCAGCCTGTACATCAACAGTCCGGGCGGCGCGGTGCACGCGGGCCTCGCCATCTACGACACGATGCGGCTCATCCCGAACGACGTCTCCACGCTGGCCATGGGCTTCGCGGCCAGCATGGGCCAGTTCCTGCTGAGCGTCGGCGCGCCGGGCAAGCGCTACGCCCTGCCGAACGCGCGGATCATGATGCACCAGCCGTCGGCGGGCATCGGCGGCACCACCGCCGAC
This is a stretch of genomic DNA from Streptomyces hawaiiensis. It encodes these proteins:
- a CDS encoding VOC family protein, translating into MTTDGFTTCLWFDGQAEEAAHHYVSVFKNSGIGRTVRYPEGAPQAAGSVMTVEFTANGHRFLGLNGGPQFKFTEATSFMIFCEDQEEIDHYWTKLTENGGEPGPCGWLKDRFGVSWQVVPDRLDEMISDPDPAKAARVTQAFMAMSKFDIATLEKAYAGE
- a CDS encoding epoxide hydrolase family protein — protein: MTSSPADSGIRPFRIDVPQSELDDLHDRLDRTRWPDELPGVGWTYGVPSDYLRELVRYWRHEYDWGAAQARLNAWPQFTTEIDGARVHFAHIRSPEPDATPLVLTHGWPGSIVEFADVVGPLTDPAAHGGDPADAFHVVLPAIPGFGFSGPTRETGWEARRIADAWAELMTRLGYERFGAQGGDWGAAISPELGRVHPGRVIGIHLNLLPGAQATVEPAAEELEALSPAERERTLTSWRRWAQWSRDGTGYFHVQSTRPQTLSYALTDSPVGQLAWIVEKFQEWTDSEELPEEAVDRDLMLTNVMLYWLTGTAGSSARVYYERAHARGERIAAPQEPSTAPTAVASFAGDPQIPLRHKAERTDNIVRWTEFDRGGHFAALEKPDLLVGDVRAFFRRLREKG
- a CDS encoding ATP-dependent Clp protease proteolytic subunit, whose translation is MTPLTALAPRAEEGDTPPTRFDDQLAAQLLAQRIVLLGTQVDEVSANRVCSQLLILSAEDAHTDISLYINSPGGAVHAGLAIYDTMRLIPNDVSTLAMGFAASMGQFLLSVGAPGKRYALPNARIMMHQPSAGIGGTTADIEIQAQNLEFTKRTIERITAEHTGQSPENISRDGDRDRWFTAEEAREYGMVDRVVESLSDVRPAATRRRMGLQ